TCGCAAGTTCTTCTGTAACCTCTGCGATCATGTCTCCCATCTGGGGGAGCCTGGCCGACCGCTATGGTCGAAAACCCATGATGCTTAGAGCTTCTATTGCCATGACGCTGACCATGGGAGGCATTGCCTTTGTTCCATCCGTCTTTTGGCTCTTGGTCCTGCGTTTGCTCAATGGGGTCTTTTCAGGCTTTGTTCCCAATAGTACAGCCCTGATTGCCAGTCAAGTTCCCAAGGACCAATCTGGCTATGCCCTAGGGACTTTGTCGACTGGTGTCGTAGCTGGAACCTTGATGGGCCCTTTGATTGGGGGACTCATTGCTGAAAATCTGGGAATGCGCAATGTCTTTCTCTTGGTCGGCTTCTTCTTATTTTTGGTTTCCCTCTTAACCTTCTGGGGTATCGAGGAAGACTATGAGCCCCTTCCAAAAGAAGAACAAAAATCCAGCTGGGAGTTGCTCATGTCTATTCAGCAAAAAGATATCCTCTTGGGCCTCTTTTTGACCAGCATGACCATTCAAATGATCGCCCAATCTATTTCTCCAATCCTGCCTCTTTATGTGCGGGCTTTGGGACAAAGAGACAACTTGATCTTTGTATCGGGGATGATTGTTTCAGCCATGGGAGTCTCCAGTATGCTCTTTTCAGGTTGGATGGGAAAACTCGGAGACCGAATTGGGAATCACAGGCTCTTATTAATCGCCCTTCTTTATAGTGGCTGTCTCTATATCCTTTGTGCCCAAGCGCAATCACCCCTTCAGTTAGGGATTTTACGCTTCCTCTTTGGGATCGGGACAGGGGCCCTACTACCAGGAGTTTCTGCATTATTGAATCGTTTAACCCCTCCTGAAGGGATTTCTCGGATCTTTAGCTACAACCAGCTCTTTTATTATTTAGGTGGCGTGTTAGGGCCAATGATGGGATCGAGTATTTTCATGCATTTTGGCTATCATTGGGTATTTTACGGTACAGCCCTTTTGGCCTTTACCGATTTGATGTTCCTCTTATTCTTATTTAGAAAGTATTTGAAAGTGAGAGACGTACGTGCGAATTAAAGTTCAATTGACCTGCACCAGCTGTGGGAGTCAGAATTATTTGACCAGTAAAAATACCAAAACCCATCCTGAAAAGATCGAGGTCTTGAAGTATTGTCCCAAGGAAAGAAAAGTAACCTTACATATTGAATCAAAATGATTTTCATGGTATAATAGTGAGGATTTTAAGGAGTTTTGAATATGAGCGGAGCATTAACAACTATTTTACTAGTATTATCAGTATTGATTATTATCGCAATTTTTATGCAACCAACAAAAAACCAATCGAGCAACGTCTTTGACGCAAGTTCAAATGACTTGTTTGAACGTTCAAAAGCGCGCGGGTTTGAAGCCGTGATGCAGCGTTTAACAGCTATTATGATCTTCTTTTGGTTATTGATCGCGATGATCTTAATGGTACTTTCTAGTAGATAAGATAGGCTCAGACAATGTCTTTGCCTATTTTTATTTTGTAAAACAAAGACACAAGTAGATAGAAAAAAGGAGGCTGGATAACCAGCAAATAAATCAATGAAAACAAGTATTAAAGAATATTTACAAGAGCATGACAAAGCCCAGATCAATGATCTGGCAGCAGCTCTAGGAAAGGAAGGGTCTAAGGATTTCCGTGACTTGGTCAAAACCATCTCTCTGATGGAACGCCGTCATGAGTTGAAATTCGAAGATGATGGCTCTCTTCGTTTGGCTCAAAAGAAGGCCCCAGCTATTACCCTCAAGGGGATCTTTCATGCGCATAAGAATGGCTTTGGCTTTGTCAGTTTAGAAGGCGAAGAAGAAGACCTCTTTGTTGGCCGAAATGATGTCAACCACGCTATCGATGGTGACACCGTTGAGATCGTCATTACCAAGGTAGCAGACCGAAACAAGGGAACGGCAGCAGAAGCTAAGATTATTGATGTCTTGGAGCATAGCATCAAAACGGTAGTTGGACAAATCGTTCTGGATGAGGAAAAGCCTAAATATGCCGGCTACATTCGTTCGAAAAATCAAAAGATCAGCCAGCTGATCTATGTGAAGAAGCCAGCCATCCAATTGGAAGGGACCGAAATCCTCAAGGTCGAAATCGATCAATACCCAAGCCGCAAGCACAATTATTTTGTGGCGACTGTGCGGGATGTGGTCGGTCATGTAACAGATCCAGGAATCGATGTCTTGGAAGTGTTAGAATCCATGGACATTGTCTCAGAATTTCCAGAAGAAGTGCTGAAAGAGGCTGAGAATGTTCCAGATGCACCGTCTAAAAAGGATTTAGAGGGACGCTTGGATCTGCGAGAGGAGATCACCTTTACCATTGATGGGGCAGATGCCAAAGACTTGGACGATGCGGTCCATATCAAGCTACTCAAGAACGGCAACTTTGAGCTGGGTGTTCACATCGCAGATGTTTCTTATTACGTTAAGGAAGGTTCAGCACTCGACAAGGAAGCTCTGAATCGGGCAACCTCTGTCTATGTGACCGACCGAGTAGTACCCATGTTACCAGAGCGTCTCTCCAATGGGATCTGTTCTTTAAATCCGAATGTGGATCGCCTGACCCAGTCTGCCATCATGGAGATTGATCCTCATGGCAAGGTTGTCAAGCATACCATTACCCAAACAGTGATCAATACAACCTTCCGTATGACCTATAGCGACGTCAATGATATCTTAGCGGGCGACGAAGAAAAGGCTCAAACCTTTAAGAAAATTGTCCCAAGTATTCATCAAATGGCCACCTTGCATGGCATTCTAGAAAGCATGCGGATTCGCCGCGGAGCCCTCAATTTTGATACCAATGAGGCTAAAATCCTGGTCAATAAAGAAGGGAAACCGGTCGATATTGTCCTTCGCCAAAGAGGAATTGCCGAGCGCATGATTGAGTCCTTTATGTTGATTGCCAATGAAACAGTGGCGGAGCACTTTACGCGACTGAAACTACCGTTCATCTACCGAATCCATGAAGATCCAAAGGCAGAAAAAGTACAGAAGTTTATCGATTATGCTTCTAGTTTTGGAATCCAAATCTACGGAACGGCTAGTGAGATGTGTCAAGAAGCCCTACAAGAAATTATGCGCAAGGTCGAAGGGGAACCCTATGCAGATGTCCTTTCGATGATGTTGTTGCGCTCGATGCAACAGGCTCGTTACTCAGAGCACAACCATGGCCACTATGGGCTTGCTGCTGAGTATTATACCCACTTTACCAGTCCCATCCGTCGGTATCCGGACCTGATGGTTCATCGAATGGTGCGCGAATATGGAAAATCCCAAGAAGTAGCTGAACACTTTGAACAAGTCCTTCCGGACATTGCCAGCCAATCCTCTAGTCGGGAACGTCGAGCTATTGATGCGGAGCGCGAAGTAGAAGCCATGAAGAAGGCAGAATACATGGAAGACTATGTTGGGGAAGAGTACGATGCCGTGGTTTCCAGTGTGGTAAAATTTGGCCTCTTTGTGGAGTTGCCAAATACGGTTGAAGGCTTGATCCATATTACCAATCTCCCTGAATTCTACCATTTTAACGAACGAGATCTAACCCTTCGCGGGGAAAAATCCGGAGTGACCTTCCGTGTCGGTCAGCAAATCCGAATCAAGGTAGAAAGAGCCGACAAGATGACCGGAGAGATTGATTTCTCTTATATTCCAAGTGAATGGGATGTCGTCGAAAAAGGCCTCAAGTCTAAAGGACGTGACCGAGATGGCAACCGCAGGGATCGCAGACGCAAGGACAAAAAAGTTTCTAAGGGATCAACCGCTAGAAAAGATGACAAGCGGAAAGATTCTTCCTCTAAAACCAAAAAGAAAAAAGGGAAGAAACCATTTTACAAGGAAGTAGCAAAGAAAGGAGCCAAACATGGCAAAGGGCGAAGGAAAGGTAGTCGCGCAAAATAAAAAGGCGAGACATGACTACACCATCGTGGATACGATTGAAGCAGGGATGGTGCTGACGGGGACAGAGATCAAAAGTGTCCGTGCAGCACGCATTAACTTGAAAGATGGCTTTGCACAAGTAAAAAATGGCGAAGTTTGGCTTAGCAATGTCCACATTGCTCCTTACGAAGAAGGCAATATCTGGAACCAAGATCCAGACCGTCGTCGCAAGCTCCTGCTTCATAAAAAGCAAATCCAAAAGCTGGACCAAGACACCAAAGGGACCGGAATGACCTTGGTGCCTTTGAAGGTCTATCTCAAGGACGGCTATGCCAAATTACTTTTGGGGCTCGCTAAAGGGAAACATGATTATGATAAGCGTGAATCCATCAAGCGTCGGGAACAAAACCGGGATATCGCACGGGTCATGAAACAATACAATACACGTTAAAGAAAAAGGCAGTTTTGAACTTTGTTTCAGAACTGTCTTTTTCATGGTTTCTACTTGTAATCGCTTGCAAAATAATTGCTTATATTATATACTAAAATTAAGGTGTTGGTATAGTTGTTTTTCTTAGGCTTGAAAGTTTTTCTAGCCTCTTTTGTAGTCAATAAGGAGAAAGACTATGAAGAAAATCCTATTCAAACTACTGTTTGGCCTCATGCTGATCGCTCTCTTCCCTGTGCAGGTCGCACAAGCCTGTTCGGCCTTCATTGTAGGGAAGGACTTAACCACGGATGGCTCTATGCTGTACGGTCGTACAGAGGACTATCCCTATGCACCAGATGGTGGACGCCACAATCAAAACTTTGTTGTAGTTCCAGCAAAGGACTACAAGGAAGGGGATAAGATCGAAGATGAGTCCAATGGCTTTACCTATCCTCATTTGAGCCATGAAATGAAGTACACAGCGACCTATGATGCTGCGCGTGGTGATGGAAGTAACGGGAATTTCGGAGCTCATGGTTTTAATGAAGTGGGCGTGTCAATGACAGCGACAGTATCAGCGACTCCTCATGACAAGATTTTGAAAGCCGACCCTTTGGTCAAGGATGGCCTACCAGAAGCTTCCATGATCGACTTGGTCTTGCCTCGTGCAAAAACTGCTCGAGAAGGAATCGAAATTGTTGCCAAGACCTTGGATGAAAAAGGTTCTGCCGAAGGGAACATTATCGTTGTAGCAGATAAAAATGAGCTCTGGTACATGGAAATCCTCTCAGGTCATCAATATGTGGCCATTAAATTCCCACAAGACCGCTATGCGATTTTTGCCAATACCTACTATCTGGGACATGTGGATCTCAAGGACAAGGACAATGTCATTGCTTCAAAAGATGTAGAAGCAGTAGCTAAGAAAGCCGACCATTACAAGACGGATAAGGATGGCAAGTTCCATATTGCGGACTCTTATGGTCCGGATGAATACACGGAACGCAACCGCTCACGGACCTATGCAGGGATTACCCTGATGGATCCAAAAGCGGATGTCAAATATGATGATCAACACTTTGATCTGCTTCGTAAACCAACGGATCCTTCTAAAAAGTATAGTCTAGAAGATGTCTTTGCAGAACAACGGAACCGTTTTGAACACCTCAAACAATTTACAGCAGATGACTTGGCCGAACCAGGTAAAAAAGTCGATACCAAAAAATACAAGTATGCTTTAGGAAATGAAAACGTCATTGATGCCCATGTCTATCAAATCAAGAAAGACTTGCCAAGTCCATTTGGTGGAATTGTTTGGTTGGGTCTTGCCCAAAGTCGGAATACCCCATATGTCCCATTCTATGGCTTGGTCAATGACACCTACGGTGCCTTTAAAGTCCGCTCTGCTAAGTACGATCCAACTTCATGGTATTGGGCTGTTTGGCATATCGACCAAATGGTCATGAAATATCCAGATCTCTTTGGCACCAGTATCCAAGATAAGTGGAAAGAAATGGAGGCTGGCTGGATCAAGGAACAAGCTGCTTTGGATCAAAAATACAGTGGCCTCACAGATGATCAAGCCAAAGCCCTTCAAGGTGAAGTCACCAAGGAATCCATGGATCGGGCAGATATGATCTTCAAACAAATCAAGGCTACTGAAAAGGAAATGGAAGATAAGATCCGTGAAGAAAAGGGCTTGGAAGCAGACTTTGTCTATGATGGCTATAATAAAGCGAACTTAATGGCTGCTGCTGAAAAAGATCCTTCAGATAAGAAGCCAGAAACTTGTCAGGAAGCTCTTGGAGATACCCCTAAAAAGGCTAGCCAAACCCAAGATTCAAGTGTGGTCTTCTCAGTCCTTCTTGGAGTATTGGCTGTTTGTGGATTTAGTTTAGCTGGATTCTTTTATAAAAAATCAAAAAATAAAGAGGATGAATAGATCCTAACAAGGAGGTTTCGCTAGAAAGCGGAGCCTCTTTTTCCAACTTGTAAAAAGGGTCTTTTTTCTGTATGATAAGGGTACTGAAAGAAAAAGGAGAAGCAGTATGACACAAAAATTGATCGCTTACAAACGCATGCCTATCTGGACCAAGGATACCATGCCAGAAGCTCTTCAAAGAAAGCACAATACCAAGGTGGGAACCTGGGGGAAGATTACAGTTTTAAAAGGTCAGTTACGATTTATTGAATTGACCGAAGAGGGGGAAGAAATCGCGAGCCACCTCTTTGAAACAGGAGCAGAGAACCCCATGGCCGAGCCCCAGGCCTGGCATCGTGTCGAAGCGGCGACTGACGATGTGGAGTGGTACCTAGAATTTTACTGTGAGCCAAAAGACTATTTCCCCAAAAAATACAATACCAATCCTGTCCATTCAGAAGTGCTAGAAGCAGTGGGAATTGTCCCCGCTGGAAAGGCATTGGATCTAGGATGCGGGCAAGGACGCAACGCCCTCTTTTTGGCCCAACATGGCTTTGACGTGACAGCTGTGGATCAAAATGAACTGGCTCTTGATATCTTACAAAGTATTGTCGCTGAGGAAGATCTAGATATGCCAGTGGGACTCTATGATATCAATGCTGCAGCTCTTACCCAAAACTATGATTTCATCGTATCGACAGTGGTCCTCATGTTTTTAGAGGCTGATCGGATTCCAGCGATTATCCGCAATATGCAAGAGCATACCAATCCAGGTGGCTACAATCTCATTGTCTGTGCCATGGATACGGAAGATTATCCCTGCCAGATGCCCTTCTCGTTCACCTTTAAAGAAGGAGAATTGGCGGAGTATTACAAGGATTGGGAGTTGGTCAAGTACAATGAAAATCCAGGCCATCTCCATCGTCGAGATGAAAATGGCCATCGGATTCAACTTCGATTTGCAACCATGTTGGCAAAGAAAAAATAAAGAAAAAGCAGGATGTTAAGATCCTGCCTTCAGATTGAAGACAAAGTCATATAAAAAACTTTCCTTAGGTGAGTACGGACGTCAGCGAACTTCTTCGAAGTTCCAAGACTTAGTTTTGAGCCTAGGGTCTCAAAACTCCCGAGTGCCTGAAATGTTATTGTTTCAGGCACTTTTCTCACAGCGGAAAGTTTCGGTATTTTCTTGAATCGATTTAAAAATTGGAACTCATTTTTATTTTTTTTTGCAAAATCGCTTAACTTATTTTACTTTAAAGTAATTTGTCTACATTCTAAAAGTAGGATGTTAGGATCCTGCCTTTTTGCTTTCTACAAACAAGTTGGACAAGGTGATCTGAATGTTGTTTATTTGCCAAAAAGAAAAACCTTCTCCATAAAGGAAGGAAAAGGTTGGGGAATTTAGTTCCAGTTAGCAAAGTCGCAGACGCTAAGAATGATCGTCCCGATTTCGATTGGCTCTTCCTTGGCACCAGATTCTAACCAGGTCACAATCACAGATTCGATTGTAGCGATGAAAATTTCTAGCCCATACTTGTATGGAACTTGAAAGTCTGAAATGATGTGTTCTTTCGCATGGGGAGTATCGTCTAATGCATGGAGGGTAAAACTTCTTATTAGTTTACGGAAGTCTGAGCAGCAGGATTGGGACAATGCATAAATAAAATCATAATTCTCTTTAATAGCAGTCAAGACATTGAGAAAGTTTACCTTGACAGGGCTTCCTTCAACGAAGAGGCTATCCAATTCTTGCATCATGTCCATTTTCATTTGCTCAAACATATCGTATTTATCGACATAGTGCAAGTAGAAGGTCCCGCGGTTAATCCCAGCGGTTTCAGTTAATTGTCGAATAGTGATGCTTTCAAAAGGTTGTTGCAAGAGGAGTTTTGAGAGCGCATTTCGTAAGTCTGACTTGGTTGTTGTTTGTCTTTGGCGTACCATATGTTCCTTTCTGTAGTTGTATCAATCTGTTTATATTTATTTGACGTTAAAATAATTTATATGTTAAATAATTTTACGGCACTAACAAATAGCATTATACTCCAAAAGAATAAATTAGACAACAATTCTAATTTTTGTACAGATAACGGAAAGTGTACAAAAATTTTACAAGTTTATGAATGACGGGCACTGACAAGATTTTGTGAAAATCTCACAATAATTAGTGATTTAAAATAATTCCCTCCTAAAAAAATGGTCAGGAAATTTTTAGGAAATGGAGGAGCAAGATGGAAAAGGGAGTGTAATAAACCAAAAGAGGCTGGGACAAAAGTCCTAGTCTCTCAATTATTTTTGGATTGTCGAGCAAGATGCAGTGGTTGAGTGGGCTCTACTACGCTGATTTCATCAGCTTTTACAGCCCTACTCAACTGTGCGGAGGTGGGACGACGAAATCGAATTCTAACGAATTACCGATTTCTGTCCCACTCTCTCTTTATTTGATAAAAGTTGTCACGATCAAATTGAAATTTAAGATGGTTAAGACAATCGCAACGAGATAGCCTAAGAACGTATTCCATTTCGCATTGACATGTTCTCCCATGATTTCCTTGTTGGAGGTGAAATAAACCAGAGGGAAGATGGAGAAAGGAAGGGCCACTGATAGGAAGACTTGAGAATATACCAGAAGGTCATCGAGGACATGTTCTTGGTCACCGAATAAAATTGCGACAATGATAACGGGAAGGAGGGCAATGATCCGAGTCATGAGACGCACCACCCATTGTGGTAGTCTAAATCGCAAGAAACCTTCCATAACGATTTGACCGGTTAGGGTCCCAGTAATGGTTGAATTTTGACCACTAGCTAACAAAGCGATGGCAAAGAGAGTGGACAAGAAAGGACTTGCGATGGCACCAGCAATATGGTTATCTTTGAGGGCATTGTACATGCTAGAGAAAGCACCAATCTTATCTCCGTGCCCGAAGAAGAGGGCCGCTCCAAGAATCAAGAGGAGGGAGTTGACGACAAAAGCCAAACTCAATTCAATATTTGAATCCCAGGTCATAAAGCGCACTGCCCGTTTGATATCTGCTGGATCCTTATAATCAACTTTTCGCGTTTGCGAAATGGAAGAGTGGAGGTAGAGGTTGTGGGGCATCACCGTTGCTCCGATGATTCCAAGTGCCAAGGTCAGGGCTTCATTTCCTTTTGGAAGCCCAATTCCCAGCACCTCTTTTTGAGGGAGGAAGCCAGCGAAGATTCCCCCGATATCTGGCTTCGAAAGAAAGACGAGATAACCAAAAATCGCAAGGATTGTGAGGATCAGGGTTGATACGATGGCCTCGATCTTTCGGAATCCTAGATGCATAAGGCCCAATAAGAGGAAAACATCAAAGATGGTGATCAGAATGGAAAAGAGCAAAGGCCAACCAAAGAGGAGGTGGAGGGCAATCCCTGAGCCGATGACTTCCGCTAAATCTGTCGCCATCAAGGCAAGTTCGATCACAATCCAAAGGGTATAGCGAAGCCATTTTGGCAAGTGATGGGCGGTTGTTTGGGCCAGGTCCTTACGATGGACAATCCCTAATTTCCCAGCCATTTGTTGCAACTGCATGGCGATTAAAGAGGAGAGAAGAACCACTGATAAGAGGAGGTAGCGGTATTGTGCCCCTCCGACCACACTGGTAATCCAGTTTCCCGGGTCCATATAGCCGACAGCTACCAGACTTCCTGGTCCTGAAAAGAGTAGAAGAGTCTTCCAAAAGGGGATGCCTTTTGGCACGTCAATAGACTGGTTGATTTCTTGAAGAGATTTCCTTTCAAACTGTTGTAAACTCATGATGAGCCTTCTTTCTAAGAATAAATCAAATTTCTCTCTAATTATAGCATAAAATTTATAATAGTTCATGATAATGAGGAAGAATCACTATTGGTGATGCCTCGATTTCTTTGTAATCTATACGAAAAGGACTATAATATAGATAGGAAATAGGAGGGAGGAGAGAAAAAATGGCCTACATCGAAATGCAGCACTGTTACAAGCGATACACTAGTGGAGAAACGGAGATTCTCGCTAATCAGGATGTTTCTTTTGAGATTGAAAAAGGCGAATTGGTCATTATTTTAGGGGCGTCAGGAGCTGGAAAATCAACAGTTCTCAATATCTTAGGAGGGATGGACACGAATGACGAAGGACAGGTCCTGATTGATGGGGTGGATATTTCTAAGCTCAATTCCCATCAACGAACGGATTATCGACGAGATGACGTTGGCTTTGTCTTTCAATTTTATAATTTAGTAGCCAATCTGACAGCCAAGGAAAATGTCGAATTGGCTTCAGAAATCGTCTCTGATGCCTTGGATCCGGAAGCCGTTTTAAGAGAAGTAGGACTTGGCAATCGTCTTGATAATTTTCCTGCACAATTGTCAGGTGGAGAGCAACAACGGGTGGCGATTGCTCGGGCAGTGGCGAAAAACCCTAAAATTCTCCTTTGCGATGAGCCTACAGGAGCCTTAGACTACCAGACAGGTAAGCAAGTATTGGGGATTTTACAGGCCATGTCTCGTAAAAAGGGAGCGACGGTCATCATCGTAACCCATAATGCTGCTTTAGCCCTGATTGCAGACCGTGTGATTCGCATGCATGATGCCAAGGTCAAGTCGGTAGAAATCAATGAGCTTCCTCAAGATATTGCTACACTAGAGTATTAGAAGAGGTGCTAGCATGAAACGAAAAGTCTATTGGAAGGATCTGTTTGGTTCTTTTACACATTCAAAAGGACGTTTTCTCTCCATCTTAACCTTGATGTTGTTGGGAAGCTTGGCCTTGGTAGGCTTAAAGGTGACTACTCCAAATATGCATCGAACGGCTAACCAGTTTATTCAGCAACAAAAGATGCTAGATCTTGCTGTCATGGGGGACTTGGGATTAGACCAGGTAGACCAAGAGGAGCTTTTAGGACTCAAAGGGACGCGTGTCGAATTTGGTTCACTGCTGGATCTGACGTTGAAAGGAACAGGAAAGGCAATCCGACTTTTTTCTCCCCCAAAGAGTCTCTCTTCTTTTCGTGTGACCAAGGGGCGTCTGCCTCAAAAAGAAGGGGAATTGGCCCTAGCGAGTTTTTGGGAGGATCGTTATCGATTAGGGGATACCCTCACACTTGAAGAAAAGGCGGGAACTAGGTCTAGTTTAAAGCAAAAGCAATTCACCATTGTTGGCTTTGTTCAATCCTCTGAGATGTGGTCTCAAAAGAATTTAGGCACTGCCATGAGTGGCAGTGGGAATCTGGATGCCTATGCTCTGGTTTCAAAAGAGGTCTTTACGACTAAACTCCCTGTGATGGCGCGGATCCAGTTTGATGATCTGAGATCTTTGGATTCTTTTTCGCAAGCCTACCAAAAACGGCTCGAAGCTCACCAAGAAGAGTTAGAAAAACTTCTGAAAGACAATGGAAAGGCTCGCTATCAAAGACTCAAGAAGGAGGCGGATGGGCAGATCCAAAAAGGCCAGAAAGAACTCAGTCGTGCCAAGGAAACCCTCCAGTCAGCCAAGAATCAGATCGATCAGGCTCAAAAGCAATTAGACTTGCAGGAGACGCAACTCAGTAAACTAGCTCCATTTCTGCCAGCTAAAGAGCATCTAGCCAGTCAAGAAAAAATCCATCAAGCTAAAGAACAACTGGATCAGAAAAAGAAGGACTGGACCGAAGGTGAAACGGAGCTTGCAAAAAAAGAGGAGGAGCTAAAAAAAGCCCAAACCGAGCGAGATCAGCTGGAAATTCCAACTTATCATGTCTATGACCGCAAGACCATGCCAGGCGGACAAGGTTACCTGATGTATAGCAATGCTAGTAGCAGTATCTCTGCTGTCGGAAATATTTTTCCGGTCGTTCTTTATCTGGTAGCAGCCATGGTAACCTTCACCACGATGACGCGCTTTGTCGATGAAGAGCGGACCAATGCAGGCGTTTTTAAGGCGTTGGGCTATCGAACCAAGGACATCATTCTCAAATTTGTCCTCTATGGATTCTTTGCTGGTACGATTGGAACCCTTCTAGGAACCTTGTTGGGGCATTATTTCCTATCGGGAATCATCTCCAACATTATTACGCAAGGGATGGTTATAGGAGAGAGCAGAGAGTATTTTTATAGGGATATAACTCTGATTGCTCTCGGACTATCTTTCATCGCGAGTGTGCTTCCAGCTTACTGGGTTGCTCGTAAGGAATTAAAAGAAGAAGCCAATCTTTTATTACTGCCCAAACCACCAGTATCTGGTTCGAAAATTTTTCTGGAGCGTATCCATTTTATTTGGAAACGTCTGAATTTCACGCACAAGGTTACTGCTCGTAATCTCTTTCGTTACAAACAAAGGATGATGATGACTATTTTTGGAGTGGCGGGTTCTGTTGCTCTTCTCTTTGCAGGGCTAGGGATTCAATCTTCTGTAGGAAGTGTTTCCAAACGCCAATTTCAAGAGATCCTATCTTATGAGTTGATTGTAGCCAAAAAAACGAATGCCTCCTACCAAGAAAGCAAAGAACTAACCAATCGTCTGGCAAAATCAGACATCAAGGATTATCGAGCTATCTATAGTAAGGTCATTGAAGCTTCTTTAAAAAATGGACACGACAAACAGACCGTTACGATGTTGGTTACGGATCGTGCAGATTTTTCTCCCTTTGTCAGCCTGCGTTCTTTCAAGCAAGGGGAGTCCTTGTCTCTAAAGAAAGGGGTTATCATCAGTAGCAAACTGGCACAACTAGCCCAGATTACAGTTGGGGATCGACTGACCCTAGATGGCCACTCTTTTAAGGTGGCAGGAATCACTGAAAATTATGTCGGCCATTTTATCTATATGGATCAGGCAAGTTACCAAAAAATCTACGGAGAGCGGACTTCAGAAAACAGCTATTTGGTACAGCTGCGAAATTCATCCACACAACAAGTGCAAGCAGTTAGTCGGGACATGATGGCTCTTGCAGCTGTGAAGGCAGTCAGTCAAAATGCTTCGATGATTTCCCTCTTTAACTCAGTTGCCAAATCGTTGGACACCACCATGATGATTCTAGTAGTTGTATCGGTTTTGTTAGCTATCGTGATCTTGTATAATTTAACCAATATCAATGTGGCAGAACGGATCCGTGAATTATCGACCATCAAGGTCTTGGGATTCCATAATAAGGAAGTGACACTCTATATTTACCGCGAAACCATCTTATTGTCTATCATAGGGATCCTCATGGGGTTAGTGGGGGGCTATTATCTTCATCAATTTCTTATTGCCATGATTGCACCAGATGCCATTCTCTTTTACCCCAAAGTAGGACTTGGTGTTTTCCTCTTCCCTGTAGGGGGACTGATCCTTCTTTTGGTCCTGTTAGGAATTTATGTTGACCATTATCTCCGAAAAGTAGACATGCTCGAAGCCCTCAAATCAGTAGACTAAGATACAAAGCCGTTAAGCAACTCAAAGGAAAATAGGAAATCCCACGACGAAGCGTCCGCTTCTAGTTGGATTTATCTTTTTCCAAAGAGTTGTAGGCGTGTTCGTTTATAAGATACAAAGCCCGTAGCTGATAGCGACAAAATGAGTCCTCTAACCTTATTTTTCATTTCACCAGCAACGAATGTTTATAAAACTTTCACCTCAGGGTGGAAGTTTTTCTTCTCTTTGTTATAA
The Streptococcus parasanguinis genome window above contains:
- a CDS encoding ABC transporter permease, with the protein product MKRKVYWKDLFGSFTHSKGRFLSILTLMLLGSLALVGLKVTTPNMHRTANQFIQQQKMLDLAVMGDLGLDQVDQEELLGLKGTRVEFGSLLDLTLKGTGKAIRLFSPPKSLSSFRVTKGRLPQKEGELALASFWEDRYRLGDTLTLEEKAGTRSSLKQKQFTIVGFVQSSEMWSQKNLGTAMSGSGNLDAYALVSKEVFTTKLPVMARIQFDDLRSLDSFSQAYQKRLEAHQEELEKLLKDNGKARYQRLKKEADGQIQKGQKELSRAKETLQSAKNQIDQAQKQLDLQETQLSKLAPFLPAKEHLASQEKIHQAKEQLDQKKKDWTEGETELAKKEEELKKAQTERDQLEIPTYHVYDRKTMPGGQGYLMYSNASSSISAVGNIFPVVLYLVAAMVTFTTMTRFVDEERTNAGVFKALGYRTKDIILKFVLYGFFAGTIGTLLGTLLGHYFLSGIISNIITQGMVIGESREYFYRDITLIALGLSFIASVLPAYWVARKELKEEANLLLLPKPPVSGSKIFLERIHFIWKRLNFTHKVTARNLFRYKQRMMMTIFGVAGSVALLFAGLGIQSSVGSVSKRQFQEILSYELIVAKKTNASYQESKELTNRLAKSDIKDYRAIYSKVIEASLKNGHDKQTVTMLVTDRADFSPFVSLRSFKQGESLSLKKGVIISSKLAQLAQITVGDRLTLDGHSFKVAGITENYVGHFIYMDQASYQKIYGERTSENSYLVQLRNSSTQQVQAVSRDMMALAAVKAVSQNASMISLFNSVAKSLDTTMMILVVVSVLLAIVILYNLTNINVAERIRELSTIKVLGFHNKEVTLYIYRETILLSIIGILMGLVGGYYLHQFLIAMIAPDAILFYPKVGLGVFLFPVGGLILLLVLLGIYVDHYLRKVDMLEALKSVD